Proteins from a single region of Deltaproteobacteria bacterium:
- a CDS encoding glycosyltransferase, with protein sequence MRICYIVHSQSHFAAPYIDHFARLGHEIHLISFTRDPLPNAVNHHPLPHDCDPTKSPAAYVRAIPRVRRLVRAIAPDLVHAHFLTSNGLVATASGFHPLVVSARGSDVHNSLDARARRALIRWVVQRADLVNPVSAELTAKIATLGVPAEKILCLSQGIEAERFAAPRAPRRVDGAVRIVCTRKLHRPYQPAIIVAALARLAAAGLAFEMTFAAGGRDLAALRAEVAARGFADRVRFLDGYRPEALPGLLAESDVYVSASLWDGTSPALLEAMAAGVYPVVTDCPANREWLDGSGDGLLFPPDDVSALAAALERAVRSPEAWPAAAERNRMLVRARADRDTNLDVLGGHYERLVGEAGRRVGRVRVAGGGAASVVPAHGAG encoded by the coding sequence ATGCGCATCTGCTACATCGTCCACTCGCAGAGCCACTTCGCGGCACCCTACATCGACCACTTCGCGCGTCTCGGGCACGAGATCCACCTCATCAGCTTCACGCGCGACCCCCTGCCGAACGCGGTGAACCATCACCCGCTGCCGCACGATTGCGACCCGACGAAGAGCCCGGCCGCCTACGTGCGCGCGATCCCTCGGGTTCGGCGCCTCGTGCGCGCCATCGCGCCCGACCTGGTCCACGCGCACTTCCTGACCAGTAACGGGCTCGTGGCGACCGCGAGCGGATTCCATCCGCTCGTCGTGAGCGCGCGCGGCAGCGACGTGCACAACTCGCTGGACGCGCGCGCGCGTCGCGCGCTGATCCGGTGGGTCGTGCAGCGCGCGGACCTCGTGAACCCGGTGTCCGCCGAGCTGACGGCGAAGATCGCGACGCTCGGGGTGCCGGCGGAGAAGATCCTCTGTCTTTCGCAGGGCATCGAGGCCGAGCGCTTCGCGGCGCCGCGCGCGCCGCGGCGCGTGGACGGCGCCGTGCGGATCGTCTGCACGCGCAAGCTGCATCGTCCGTATCAACCGGCGATCATCGTCGCGGCGCTCGCGCGCCTGGCTGCGGCCGGGCTCGCGTTCGAGATGACGTTCGCCGCCGGCGGCCGCGACCTTGCGGCGCTGCGCGCGGAGGTCGCCGCACGCGGCTTCGCGGACCGCGTGCGCTTTCTCGACGGCTATCGGCCCGAGGCGCTCCCGGGGCTCCTCGCCGAGTCCGACGTCTACGTGTCGGCGTCGCTCTGGGACGGGACCAGCCCGGCGCTCCTCGAAGCCATGGCGGCCGGCGTGTATCCCGTGGTGACGGACTGCCCGGCGAACCGCGAGTGGCTCGATGGGTCGGGAGACGGCCTGCTCTTTCCCCCCGACGACGTCTCGGCGCTCGCGGCGGCGCTCGAGCGCGCCGTACGCTCCCCGGAGGCGTGGCCGGCGGCCGCCGAGCGCAATCGGATGCTGGTGCGGGCCCGTGCCGATCGCGACACCAATCTCGATGTGCTCGGCGGGCACTACGAGCGCCTCGTCGGCGAGGCCGGTCGCCGGGTCGGACGGGTGCGCGTCGCCGGCGGCGGGGCGGCCTCGGTCGTGCCGGCGCACGGCGCCGGGTGA
- the asnB gene encoding asparagine synthase (glutamine-hydrolyzing) codes for MCGICGIVEFHDGRPIAPELVTRMRDAMINRGPDDADTKILPHVALAHRRLSIIDLSPRGRQPMSNEDGSVWLVFNGEIYDFETLRAELAAAGHRFSSDSDSDVLVHGYEEWGIQGLLDRINGMFAFAIWDAPRRTLHLARDRLGKKPLFYGWRDGRFLFASELKALWTADPGGWRVRPDSVARFLYWTYLPGRETIYTDAYQLLPGHVLTVTPEGQREERYWRLSFARKVREPEADLVAAADRVVSAAVRRRLRSDVPLGAFLSGGVDSGIVVSCMAESAGQVVRTFSMGTGDAAHDERRHARRIAEHCRTAHTEFEVTADAWGILPRLVWEFGQPFGDEACIPTYYVAHAARQHVTVALTGDGGDESFAGYSQHLGRYLGAAVGRVVPQTLLERWRRSNTALLDAGDRGWRASAARFLRYAQADPLVRWAGATTWSLHHLPGLWSAPHRGLADRDVLLGYALEAAADFDGDSALDRALHHDLTVLLPFGYNPKVDVATMMSSLEARCPFQDREVVEWAATVPAHAKLKPWESKALLKKVAARRLPREVVYRPKHGFSIPHDAWFRGAWSAPAHAIVFSDEARSRGLFDFDYLERLWRAHASGAARHGTRFWLLLWLELWFRTFVDGTFGPDHAMPALAVG; via the coding sequence CGCGCCGGAGCTCGTGACCCGCATGCGGGACGCGATGATCAACCGCGGGCCCGACGACGCCGACACCAAGATCCTGCCGCACGTCGCCCTCGCACACCGGCGGCTCAGCATCATCGACCTGTCACCGCGCGGACGCCAGCCGATGAGCAACGAGGACGGCTCGGTGTGGCTCGTGTTCAACGGCGAGATCTACGACTTCGAGACGCTGCGCGCCGAGCTCGCCGCCGCGGGGCACCGCTTCTCGAGCGACTCCGATTCCGACGTGCTCGTGCACGGCTACGAGGAATGGGGCATCCAGGGCCTCCTCGATCGCATCAACGGCATGTTCGCGTTCGCGATCTGGGACGCGCCCCGGCGGACGCTCCATCTCGCGCGCGATCGTCTCGGCAAGAAGCCGCTCTTCTACGGGTGGCGCGACGGCCGCTTCCTCTTTGCGTCGGAGCTGAAGGCGCTCTGGACGGCCGACCCCGGCGGCTGGCGCGTACGGCCCGATTCCGTCGCCCGCTTCCTCTATTGGACCTACCTGCCGGGACGCGAGACGATCTACACCGACGCCTACCAGCTCCTGCCGGGGCACGTGCTGACGGTGACGCCCGAGGGCCAGCGCGAGGAGCGCTACTGGCGCCTGTCGTTCGCTCGGAAGGTGCGGGAGCCGGAGGCGGATCTCGTCGCCGCTGCGGATCGGGTGGTGTCGGCGGCGGTGCGCCGGCGTCTCCGGAGCGACGTGCCGCTCGGCGCGTTCCTGAGCGGCGGCGTCGACAGCGGCATCGTCGTGAGCTGCATGGCGGAGAGTGCGGGACAGGTCGTGCGCACGTTTTCCATGGGCACCGGGGACGCCGCGCACGACGAGCGCCGCCACGCGCGCCGGATCGCGGAGCACTGCCGCACGGCGCATACCGAGTTCGAGGTCACGGCGGATGCGTGGGGAATCCTGCCGCGACTCGTGTGGGAGTTCGGGCAGCCCTTCGGCGACGAGGCCTGCATCCCGACCTACTACGTGGCGCACGCCGCACGGCAGCACGTGACGGTCGCGCTCACGGGCGACGGCGGCGACGAGTCGTTCGCGGGTTATAGCCAGCATCTCGGGCGTTATCTCGGGGCGGCGGTCGGGCGCGTCGTGCCGCAAACGCTCCTCGAGCGCTGGCGCCGGTCGAACACGGCGCTCCTCGACGCGGGCGATCGGGGCTGGCGCGCGTCGGCGGCGCGCTTCCTGCGCTACGCGCAGGCGGATCCGCTCGTGCGCTGGGCCGGCGCGACGACGTGGTCGCTGCACCACCTGCCCGGGCTCTGGTCGGCGCCGCATCGCGGGCTCGCAGACCGCGACGTGCTGCTCGGCTACGCCCTCGAGGCGGCGGCCGACTTCGACGGCGACTCGGCGCTCGATCGGGCGTTGCACCACGACCTCACCGTTCTCTTGCCTTTCGGCTACAATCCGAAGGTGGACGTCGCGACGATGATGAGCAGCCTCGAGGCGCGTTGCCCCTTCCAGGATCGTGAGGTCGTGGAGTGGGCGGCGACCGTCCCGGCCCACGCCAAGCTGAAGCCGTGGGAATCGAAGGCGCTGCTGAAGAAGGTCGCGGCGCGGCGCCTCCCGCGCGAGGTGGTGTACCGGCCGAAGCACGGCTTCTCGATTCCGCACGACGCCTGGTTCCGCGGCGCGTGGAGCGCACCGGCGCACGCGATCGTCTTCTCGGACGAGGCGCGGAGCCGCGGGCTCTTCGATTTCGACTACCTGGAGCGCCTGTGGCGCGCCCACGCGTCGGGCGCGGCTCGCCACGGCACTCGCTTCTGGCTGTTGCTGTGGCTCGAGTTGTGGTTCCGAACCTTCGTCGACGGCACCTTCGGTCCGGATCACGCGATGCCCGCGCTCGCGGTGGGTTGA
- a CDS encoding polysaccharide deacetylase family protein translates to MSAMAGVAGALRAVTARMVSAVGAYRPLEHAVGGARGGFVLAYHNLAAARFAAQIAALAPSRPIALDELVERHARGAPTRGLFAITFDDGVGETVREIAAAATAAQWPVTFYLPTGYLEAPGGMPFQWLRAIERQAPPVVIEAAGETFDFRPPGAIRAFARATTEIMYTRPWTAYGPRLRALADALVGRGLVAPETLAAPPAITWPEVEALARAGVVSFESHGITHTAVAALTDDGLEHELAESRRIIAEHTGRECRHFCYPYGGAASIGAVAPSRVARYYRSATTMTRGRLGRHALELLPRVPVYPHDDAALVRLKVLTA, encoded by the coding sequence GTGAGCGCGATGGCGGGCGTGGCCGGCGCGCTTCGCGCTGTCACCGCGCGGATGGTGAGCGCCGTCGGCGCGTATCGGCCGCTCGAGCACGCCGTCGGAGGCGCGCGCGGCGGTTTCGTGCTGGCGTACCACAACCTTGCGGCGGCGCGGTTCGCCGCGCAGATCGCGGCGCTCGCGCCGAGCCGTCCGATTGCGCTCGACGAACTCGTCGAGCGGCACGCGCGCGGCGCGCCGACGCGCGGGCTCTTCGCGATCACGTTCGATGACGGGGTCGGCGAGACCGTGCGTGAGATCGCGGCGGCGGCCACGGCTGCGCAATGGCCGGTGACGTTCTACCTGCCGACCGGCTACCTCGAGGCGCCCGGAGGCATGCCGTTCCAATGGCTGCGCGCGATCGAGCGACAGGCGCCGCCCGTGGTGATCGAGGCGGCGGGCGAGACGTTCGACTTCCGGCCGCCGGGCGCGATCCGCGCCTTCGCGCGCGCGACGACGGAGATCATGTACACCCGGCCGTGGACCGCCTACGGGCCGCGGCTGCGCGCGCTCGCCGACGCGCTCGTCGGACGCGGGCTCGTGGCGCCCGAGACGCTCGCCGCGCCGCCCGCGATCACCTGGCCGGAGGTCGAGGCGCTCGCGCGTGCGGGCGTCGTGTCGTTCGAGAGCCACGGCATCACGCACACGGCCGTTGCGGCGCTCACGGACGATGGCCTCGAACACGAGCTCGCGGAGAGTCGGCGCATCATCGCGGAGCACACGGGGCGGGAGTGCCGCCACTTCTGTTACCCGTACGGCGGCGCGGCGAGCATCGGGGCCGTGGCGCCGTCGCGCGTCGCTCGGTACTACCGCTCCGCGACGACGATGACGCGCGGACGCCTCGGACGGCACGCGCTCGAGTTGCTGCCGCGCGTGCCGGTCTATCCGCACGACGACGCTGCGCTCGTTCGCCTCAAGGTGCTGACGGCGTAG